The Colletotrichum higginsianum IMI 349063 chromosome 2, whole genome shotgun sequence genome has a segment encoding these proteins:
- a CDS encoding F-box domain-containing protein, translated as MHSVSPQHPVRVIEGMTPQDETRKPKLAMVDMPPEVHHMIIDFLNVIDSTCLGLASRYFYQLHRRRHGFLPLSTTCRPPGDQGLTWHLTGQALPLHPSPDNPSTDAVARVQASSHTLIPFRAFRCQICGFALCELWKHLRDWMPPGLEYCPVLGKYAPVQVVDADAYCYRLNPKNGRVCGKHHWKDWKNRRRAMVG; from the coding sequence CCGCAAGACGAAACGAGGAAGCCGAAGCTGGCCATGGTCGACATGCCGCCGGAAGTACACCACATGATCATAGACTTCCTCAACGTCATCGACAGCACATGTCTCGGTCTGGCAAGCCGTTACTTTTATCAGCTCCACCGGCGTCGACACGGTTTCTTGCCGCTGTCTACGACGTGCCGGCCCCCAGGAGACCAGGGCCTGACTTGGCATTTGACCGGACAAGCCTTGCCTCTTCACCCGAGTCCAGACAACCCAAGCACAGATGCCGTCGCCAGAGTTCAAGCATCATCACATACCCTCATCCCTTTTCGTGCATTCCGGTGCCAGATTTGCGGGTTCGCGCTCTGCGAGCTGTGGAAACACCTCAGAGATTGGATGCCCCCAGGTCTCGAGTACTGTCCCGTGTTGGGGAAATACGCGCCTGTGCAAgttgtcgacgccgacgcctaCTGCTACAGGCTCAATCCCAAGAATGGCCGTGTCTGTGGAAAGCACCACTGGAAGGATTGGAAGAACAGGCGCAGGGCGATGGTAGGTTGA
- a CDS encoding C6 finger domain-containing protein — translation MTRKGQPKVRTGCLTCKSRKVKCDEAKPACVRCTSTGRKCEGYAVVVPSNRAIARARSRTTRLKDALAQARAGWEGGSERATLEYFARDVAPKLPQNLENQFWNVAVPRMSRSEPAIRHAMAAIGNLFPQSSASSSPNGGSGAGGGFNEQADECYGEALRLIARKVAPERDGEDGRARFDGKLANISASVGSLSNRSSPSLSSVGPASAIQSPASLTPGISSIPELVEAAAANGSDGHASTNPFATPPSQGDEAGCDEEPSQHNDVDVVLSCCILFIATEFLRGCLDAAMQHLANGINILNNVEYDELDSTTIDEIVPKFHRLSIIQLCFYDKPGFPSLNLQHGPGPRYNLGPFDKSNSIYLPKRAVDPIILDAIRYIRSAADPGSQTDSRLASKGPVMSEEQKQICASFDRWHAAFLAFVEFPRKRSDQPLPKHQGLICAETEMKYQTAKICISVCRSHDESVYDYFKELFRRIVTLAQLILDSCPDDVAPPPTPPADASYKFDFRVSYLPLLEFVVVKCRWLDIRYEAWLIIWRLATARAESVARDNLHLIGRRMIEREHNVKMDEVTRDNAGLFSLPAEEMRVKDYTVDARFADLVTTAAAAAADRNVDVDGGPAKAQVPYTQRLLLRCGSCELDDLAGWMENRPLPSS, via the exons ATGACACGAAAGGGTCAGCCCAAGGTCCGGACTGGGTGTTTGACGTGCAA GTCGCGCAAGGTGAAATGCGACGAGGCAAAGCCGGCGTGCGTGAGATGCACCAGCACAGGCCGCAAATGCGAGGGAtatgccgtcgtcgtccccaGCAACCGCGCcatcgcccgcgcccgctcGCGGACGACCCGGCTCAaggacgccctcgcccaggcccGTGCCGGCTGGGAGGGCGGCTCCGAGAGGGCCACCCTCGAGTACTTTGCCCGCGATGTCGCCCCCAAGCTGCCCCAGAACCTCGAGAACCAGTTCTGGAACGTCGCCGTGCCGCGCATGAGCCGCTCCGAGCCCGCCATCCGCCacgccatggccgccatcgGCAACCTGTTCCCGCagtcgtcggcctcgtcgtcgccgaacGGCGGTagcggtgccggcggcggcttcaacgagcaggccgacgagTGCTACGGCGAGGCCCTCCGCCTCATCGCCAGGAAGGTGGCGCCCGAGagggacggcgaggatggcaGGGCTCGGTTCGATGGCAAGCTCGCCaacatctcggcctcggtcggTTCCCTCAGCAACCGGTCCTCGCCGAGCCTGTCCTCCGTCGGGCCGGCCTCCGCCATCCAGTCCCCGGCGTCTCTCACACCCGGCATCAGCAGCATACCGGAACTGGtcgaagcagcagcagctaACGGCTCCGACGGCCACGCGTCGACGAACCCATTTGCGACCCCGCCGAGCCAGGGAGACGAGGCCGGGTGCGACGAGGAGCCGAGCCAGCAtaacgacgtcgacgtcgtcctgtCGTGCTGCATACTCTTCATCGCCACCGAGTTCCTGCGCGGCTGCCTCGACGCGGCCATGCAGCACCTCGCCAATGGCATCAACATCCTCAACAACGTCGAGTATGACGAGCTGGACAGCACCACCATTGACGAGATCGTCCCCAAGTTCCACCGCCTCAGCATCATCCAGCTGTGCTTCTACGACAAACCCGGCTTCCCGTCCCTCAACCTCCAGCACGGCCCCGGACCCAGGTACAACCTCGGCCCCTTTGACAAGAGCAACAGCATCTACCTCCCCaagcgcgccgtcgaccccatcatcctcgacgccatACGTTACATCCGGTCCGCCGCGGACCCGGGCTCGCAGACGGACTCGCGCCTCGCGTCCAAGGGGCCCGTCATGTCGGAAGAGCAGAAGCAGATCTGCGCGTCTTTTGACCGGTGGCACGCCGCCTTCCTGGCCTTCGTCGAGTTCCCGCGCAAGCGCTCCGACCAGCCGCTGCCCAAGCACCAGGGGCTCATCTGCGCCGAAACGGAGATGAAGTACCAGACGGCCAAGATCTGTATTAGCGTCTGCCGCTCGCACGACGAGTCCGTCTACGACTACTTCAAGGAGCTGTTCCGTCGCATCGTCACCCTCGCCCAGCTGATCCTCGACAGCTGCCCGGACGACGtggcaccgccgccgacgccgcccgccgacgcctcgTACAAGTTCGACTTCCGCGTAAGCTACCTCCCGCTCCTcgagttcgtcgtcgtcaagtgCCGCTGGCTCGACATCCGCTACGAGGCCTGGCTCATCATCTGGCGCCTCGCGACGGCCCGCGCCGAGTCCGTCGCCCGTGACAACCTGCACCTCATCGGCCGGCGCATGATTGAGCGCGAGCACAACGTCAAGATGGACGAGGTGACGCGCGACAACGCCGGCCTCTTCTCGCTTCCGGCCGAAGAGATGCGCGTCAAGGACTACACCGTCGACGCCCGcttcgccgacctcgtcaccaccgccgccgccgccgccgccgaccgcaATGTTGATGTGGACGGCGGGCCGGCCAAGGCGCAGGTCCCCTATACGCAACGGCTGCTGCTCAGGTGCGGCAGCTGtgagctcgacgacctcgccgggTGGATGGAGAACAGGCCTTTGCCTTCTTCATAG